A window from Vulcanimicrobium alpinum encodes these proteins:
- a CDS encoding copper amine oxidase N-terminal domain-containing protein yields MHSSPAHRATAIAAVALLSTCVAVPAGAAGPVSVTVNGSAISLNPPPTTRAGRVFVPLRGVFENLGATVVYSNGQINATGRSHNISLRIGSQQATVDGQQQTVDVAPFIIGASTYVPLRFVSQALGATVNYDGNNNLVAISTGGGNRPAAPNPPPAANNNGNESPVTIGNLLPRRDATIQANRPTIQATFENGTVDPNTVHVAFDGRDVTSRAYISDRGVTYTPPELPAGKHEVRISGKDSAGASFQRGWSFTTGGGSSVTNSITNVSPAAGSTVHNAFTISGHTVPGSTVTIQVGVAQQAATNIGQVVGAILGVGGGNQGVQNTVTADANGNFSSAVNVGAPSGSVLGIVITSTEPNYGVAATPVKLNVRVQ; encoded by the coding sequence ATGCATTCATCTCCAGCACACCGTGCGACGGCGATCGCCGCCGTTGCGCTCCTCTCGACATGCGTCGCCGTTCCGGCCGGAGCGGCCGGTCCGGTCTCGGTCACGGTCAACGGTTCGGCGATCTCGCTGAACCCGCCGCCGACGACGCGCGCGGGACGCGTCTTCGTCCCGCTGCGCGGCGTCTTCGAAAACCTCGGCGCAACCGTCGTCTACTCGAACGGGCAGATCAACGCGACCGGCCGGAGCCACAACATCTCGTTGCGCATCGGTTCTCAGCAAGCGACCGTTGACGGCCAGCAGCAGACGGTCGACGTGGCGCCGTTCATCATCGGCGCCTCGACGTACGTCCCGCTGCGCTTCGTCTCGCAGGCGCTCGGCGCGACGGTCAACTACGACGGCAACAACAACCTCGTCGCCATCTCGACCGGCGGCGGCAACCGGCCCGCGGCGCCGAATCCGCCGCCCGCGGCGAACAACAACGGCAACGAGAGCCCGGTGACGATCGGCAACCTGCTGCCGCGCCGCGACGCGACGATCCAGGCCAATCGCCCGACGATCCAGGCAACGTTCGAGAACGGCACGGTCGATCCGAATACCGTGCACGTGGCCTTCGACGGCCGCGACGTGACGTCGCGCGCGTACATCTCGGATCGCGGCGTCACGTACACCCCGCCGGAGCTCCCGGCCGGGAAGCACGAAGTGCGGATCTCGGGCAAAGACTCCGCGGGCGCATCGTTCCAGCGCGGCTGGTCGTTCACGACGGGCGGCGGATCCTCGGTAACGAACTCGATCACGAACGTCTCGCCGGCAGCCGGATCGACGGTGCACAACGCGTTCACCATCAGCGGACATACCGTGCCGGGCTCGACGGTGACCATACAGGTCGGCGTCGCGCAGCAGGCGGCAACGAACATCGGCCAGGTCGTCGGCGCGATCCTCGGTGTCGGCGGCGGCAACCAGGGTGTGCAGAACACCGTGACGGCCGATGCGAACGGCAACTTCTCCTCAGCAGTGAACGTCGGCGCGCCGAGCGGAAGCGTCCTTGGCATCGTGATCACGTCGACCGAGCCGAATTACGGCGTCGCCGCGACGCCGGTCAAACTGAACGTGCGCGTGCAGTAA
- a CDS encoding SDR family oxidoreductase, translating to MRPGRASRARQVSCLTRGRGRADRRCVISRLALITGAAAGLAKGIAVALARDGCRVVLTARPGGTPADAALALAREHDPGALAVAADLADPAAAARVVAEIERERGPIEILVHAVGPIVVKRFARSTPDEYRAMIDGNLGSAVALAFALLPGMRERRFGRLVYFGMNGSSVTLPARGMALYGAAKAGVVTFARALALEEASYGITVNVIEPGDIRDKDAGRHAARATAANNPTGHAGSWEDVAAAVRFAIADDHGFLNGMVLGVNGGLTEPHE from the coding sequence TTGCGTCCGGGACGGGCGAGCAGGGCGCGGCAGGTATCGTGTCTCACGAGAGGCCGTGGCCGTGCAGACCGAAGGTGCGTCATCTCTCGCCTTGCGCTGATCACCGGCGCCGCCGCCGGGCTCGCCAAGGGGATCGCCGTCGCCCTCGCGCGCGACGGCTGCCGTGTCGTTCTGACCGCCCGCCCCGGTGGAACGCCTGCGGATGCCGCGCTGGCGCTCGCGCGCGAGCACGATCCGGGCGCACTCGCCGTCGCCGCCGACCTCGCCGATCCGGCCGCTGCCGCCCGCGTGGTTGCGGAGATCGAGCGGGAACGCGGGCCGATCGAGATCCTCGTCCACGCGGTCGGCCCGATCGTCGTAAAGCGCTTCGCGCGCAGCACGCCCGACGAGTACCGCGCGATGATCGACGGAAATTTGGGTTCGGCGGTCGCGCTGGCGTTCGCGCTGCTGCCCGGGATGCGCGAGCGCCGTTTCGGGCGGCTGGTGTACTTTGGCATGAACGGCTCGTCGGTGACGCTGCCCGCGCGCGGCATGGCGCTCTACGGCGCCGCCAAAGCCGGCGTGGTCACCTTCGCTCGCGCGCTCGCGCTCGAAGAGGCGTCCTACGGCATCACCGTCAACGTCATCGAGCCGGGCGACATCCGCGACAAAGACGCCGGGCGTCATGCTGCGCGCGCAACCGCGGCGAACAATCCTACCGGCCACGCCGGTTCGTGGGAGGACGTCGCGGCGGCGGTGCGCTTTGCGATCGCCGACGATCACGGGTTTCTCAACGGGATGGTGCTGGGCGTGAACGGCGGACTCACGGAACCTCACGAGTGA